A single region of the Chloroflexota bacterium genome encodes:
- a CDS encoding response regulator, with the protein MRTVFIVDDDREMARAVKMLFKLLDFEAETFPNARDFARRLLDARSLPDLLMLDLNIPQVSGLDVLEWLRKTERFRDIPTIVLSSETYPRLVDHVTKAGANAYLFKPVTLEELEKAVKKVLPKLP; encoded by the coding sequence GTGCGCACCGTTTTCATTGTTGACGATGATCGAGAAATGGCGCGAGCGGTGAAAATGTTATTTAAGTTGCTCGACTTTGAAGCCGAGACTTTCCCCAACGCCCGCGATTTTGCCCGCCGTTTGCTCGACGCCAGGTCTCTGCCCGACCTGCTCATGCTCGACCTCAACATTCCGCAAGTCTCCGGCCTTGACGTGCTGGAGTGGCTTCGCAAGACCGAACGCTTCAGGGACATTCCTACCATTGTCCTGTCGTCGGAGACTTACCCGCGCCTGGTGGATCACGTGACCAAAGCCGGAGCAAACGCTTATCTTTTCAAACCTGTCACCCTCGAAGAACTTGAAAAAGCAGTCAAAAAGGTCCTGCCCAAACTTCCCTAA
- a CDS encoding adenylyltransferase/cytidyltransferase family protein — protein MMPLLTLPEAAARREALRASGQKLVLTNGVFDLLHVGHVDYLEQARALGGALFVGVNGDGSARQLKGEGRPFVPAGERARLIASLACVDAAILFDELTADNLLLALRPDVYAKGGDYAAKPLPERATAESTGATITLLPLVPDHSTSALLDRIRKT, from the coding sequence ATGATGCCCCTCCTCACCCTGCCCGAAGCCGCCGCCCGGCGCGAGGCTTTGCGCGCCAGCGGCCAGAAGCTGGTGCTCACCAACGGCGTCTTCGACCTCTTGCATGTCGGCCACGTGGACTACCTGGAGCAAGCGCGGGCGCTGGGCGGCGCGCTGTTTGTGGGCGTTAACGGCGACGGCTCGGCCCGGCAACTTAAAGGTGAAGGGAGACCTTTTGTGCCAGCCGGGGAGCGAGCGCGACTCATCGCCTCGCTAGCCTGCGTGGACGCCGCCATTTTGTTTGACGAACTGACTGCCGACAACCTGCTTCTGGCCCTGCGCCCCGACGTTTACGCCAAAGGCGGCGACTACGCCGCAAAGCCCTTGCCCGAACGCGCCACCGCCGAATCCACCGGCGCAACCATCACTCTCCTGCCCCTCGTGCCCGATCATTCCACTTCTGCCTTGCTCGACCGAATCCGTAAAACGTAA
- a CDS encoding potassium transporter TrkA, translating to MKQPTFSARLRYAFDNYMSKGTIALIGGLAVASAIIILVISLLVWLTRAAPEFTFIDLLRMSLLRTLDSGTMGGDEGTPVFFFSMLVVTFGGIFVISALIGVINNGLEDKLDELRKGRSTVIESGHTVILGWSSQIFPIISELVLANANQKNPCIVILGDKDKVEMEDEIKDRIEKAGRTRIVCRTGNPIDLNDLSIVGLQTSKSIIILAPEDDDPDSSAIKTLLAITNSPNRRAGQYHIVAEIQNPRNMDVAKMVGGGEAELVLVGDLISRITVQTCRQSGLSVVYTELLDFGGDEIYFKAEPGLTGKTFGEALLAYEDSAIIGLRLKDGDVQLNPPMDSVIAGGDQIIAISEDDDTIRLSGLKDVGLNAGAIREAKSGDAKPERTLILGWNWRVPTVINELDNYVAAGSAVTIVADIEDGEAEITRQCPDIFNQKVAFQRGDTTDRRTLDELDIPSYNHVIILCSDLLEQQQADAHALITLLHLRDIGDRTGNTFSVVSEMLDIRNRALAEVARPDDFIVSEKLISLLLSQISENKELNAVFTDLFDPEGSEIYLKPATNYVAAGEAVNFYTVVEAARRRGEVALGYKLKANAKDPEKAYGVVVNPNKSEKVTFADVDRVIVLAEN from the coding sequence ATGAAACAACCAACTTTTAGCGCCCGGCTTCGTTATGCATTCGACAATTACATGTCCAAAGGCACGATTGCCCTTATCGGCGGGCTGGCAGTAGCTTCAGCCATCATCATCCTCGTTATTTCCCTGCTCGTCTGGCTCACCAGAGCCGCCCCGGAATTCACCTTTATCGATCTTCTGCGAATGAGTCTGCTACGCACTTTGGACTCGGGCACGATGGGCGGCGATGAAGGCACTCCAGTCTTCTTCTTTTCTATGTTAGTCGTCACCTTTGGCGGCATCTTCGTCATTAGCGCCCTCATTGGCGTGATCAACAACGGCCTGGAAGACAAACTCGACGAACTCCGCAAAGGCCGCTCCACCGTCATCGAAAGCGGCCACACCGTCATCCTCGGCTGGTCGTCGCAAATCTTTCCCATCATCTCCGAACTCGTTCTGGCAAACGCCAACCAGAAGAATCCCTGCATCGTCATTTTGGGCGACAAAGACAAAGTGGAAATGGAAGACGAGATCAAGGATCGGATCGAGAAGGCGGGCCGCACGCGCATCGTCTGCCGTACCGGCAACCCCATTGACCTCAACGACCTGAGTATCGTCGGCCTGCAAACGTCCAAGTCCATCATCATCCTTGCGCCCGAAGACGACGACCCGGACTCGAGCGCGATCAAGACTCTGCTGGCCATCACCAACAGCCCCAACCGCCGGGCCGGGCAGTATCACATCGTGGCCGAGATTCAAAACCCGCGCAACATGGACGTGGCGAAGATGGTAGGCGGCGGCGAAGCCGAACTGGTGCTGGTTGGCGATCTCATCTCGCGCATCACCGTGCAGACCTGCCGCCAGTCGGGCCTCTCCGTCGTCTACACCGAATTGCTCGACTTCGGCGGCGACGAAATTTATTTCAAGGCCGAGCCGGGCCTCACCGGCAAAACGTTTGGCGAGGCTCTGCTGGCCTATGAAGACTCCGCCATCATCGGTTTGCGGCTCAAGGACGGCGACGTGCAACTCAACCCGCCGATGGATAGCGTCATCGCCGGGGGCGACCAGATCATCGCCATCTCCGAAGACGACGACACCATCCGCCTTTCCGGTTTGAAGGATGTTGGCCTCAACGCCGGCGCGATTCGTGAAGCCAAAAGCGGAGACGCCAAGCCCGAACGGACTCTCATTCTCGGTTGGAATTGGCGCGTGCCGACCGTCATCAACGAACTCGACAATTACGTCGCCGCCGGTTCAGCCGTCACCATCGTGGCCGACATCGAGGACGGGGAAGCCGAGATCACCCGCCAGTGCCCGGACATCTTCAACCAGAAAGTGGCCTTCCAGCGCGGCGACACCACCGACCGCCGCACTCTCGACGAACTGGATATTCCATCGTACAACCACGTCATCATCCTCTGCTCCGACCTGCTGGAGCAACAGCAGGCCGACGCGCACGCCCTCATCACCCTTTTGCATTTGCGCGACATCGGCGACCGCACTGGCAATACCTTCTCCGTCGTCAGCGAGATGCTCGACATTCGCAACCGCGCCCTGGCCGAAGTCGCCCGCCCCGACGACTTTATCGTCAGCGAGAAGTTGATCAGCCTGCTTCTCTCGCAAATTTCCGAAAACAAGGAACTCAACGCCGTCTTCACCGATCTGTTTGACCCGGAAGGCTCGGAGATTTATTTGAAGCCGGCGACGAACTACGTGGCCGCAGGCGAGGCGGTGAACTTTTACACGGTGGTGGAAGCCGCCCGCCGCCGGGGCGAGGTGGCTCTGGGTTACAAGCTGAAGGCCAACGCCAAGGATCCGGAAAAAGCCTACGGCGTCGTCGTCAACCCCAACAAATCCGAGAAGGTGACGTTTGCCGACGTTGACCGGGTGATCGTGCTGGCGGAGAACTAG
- the murJ gene encoding murein biosynthesis integral membrane protein MurJ, with the protein MNHKPAVAPSSELPAIARAASVIALGNIASRVLGLAREVVKARLFGATGQVDALNIALIVPIQIYELVTGGIVNSALVPVFSEYAAPERRDELWKLASTLLTLAAALLSMLMITVTFFAPVIARVISGAPATSPLTLETSLLRITLPAVVFLSLSGIVSGLLYSLKRFTTPAFVAAVFNASMVIFALAFAAKWGVQAMAAGLFFGAILQLLVQLPALRDALAYLRPALYIRHPGLRRIFELYVPIIIGLIITQTSIYIGLGLAYRAGEGGVSWMNYATLIYQFPLGLVATALSFAILPTLSRQTVNDEFKATLVQGLNLVILLIVPATVGLFVLARPIVTLLYEGRKFTPDDARQTALVLQLFLLGLSFAAVDQMLIFAFYARKDTFTPSMIGVISVVVYLVAALMLNKPLGLYSLMIADSLKQVTHALVTGLMLSRRIGGLGRTTLTPTLLKCALASALTGGMAGLALSLLSRLPLVPNLLTRAAEVAIPSALALVVYALLLARLRVPEFQLLVTSVANRLR; encoded by the coding sequence TTGAACCACAAGCCAGCCGTTGCGCCCTCATCCGAACTTCCCGCCATCGCCCGTGCCGCGTCGGTGATCGCACTGGGCAACATCGCCAGCCGCGTGCTGGGTCTGGCTCGCGAGGTGGTCAAGGCGCGCCTTTTCGGCGCAACCGGCCAGGTGGACGCGCTCAACATCGCCCTGATCGTGCCGATTCAAATTTATGAACTGGTGACAGGCGGCATCGTCAACTCGGCGCTGGTGCCGGTGTTCAGCGAATACGCGGCGCCGGAACGCCGCGACGAGTTGTGGAAGCTGGCTTCGACGTTGCTCACCCTGGCGGCGGCCCTGCTCTCGATGCTAATGATCACCGTCACTTTCTTTGCGCCCGTCATCGCCCGCGTCATCAGCGGCGCGCCGGCAACCTCGCCGCTCACGCTTGAGACCTCACTGCTCCGCATCACGTTGCCTGCCGTCGTGTTCCTGAGTCTGTCGGGCATTGTCTCCGGCCTGCTTTATTCGCTCAAGCGCTTCACCACCCCGGCTTTTGTCGCCGCCGTGTTCAACGCTTCGATGGTAATCTTCGCGCTGGCCTTTGCGGCGAAGTGGGGCGTGCAGGCCATGGCCGCCGGGCTGTTCTTCGGCGCGATCCTGCAACTGCTGGTGCAACTTCCGGCCTTGCGCGATGCGCTGGCCTATCTCCGCCCGGCGCTTTACATCCGGCATCCCGGCCTGCGCCGAATCTTTGAGTTGTACGTGCCCATCATCATCGGCCTGATCATCACCCAAACATCCATTTACATCGGCCTCGGCCTGGCCTATCGCGCCGGCGAAGGCGGCGTGTCGTGGATGAACTACGCAACCCTCATCTATCAATTCCCGCTCGGCCTCGTCGCCACCGCCCTGTCGTTTGCCATCCTGCCCACCCTCTCCCGCCAAACCGTCAACGATGAATTCAAAGCCACGCTGGTTCAAGGCCTCAACCTCGTCATCCTTCTCATCGTCCCGGCCACGGTCGGCCTGTTTGTGCTGGCCCGGCCTATCGTGACTCTGTTGTACGAAGGCCGGAAGTTCACGCCCGACGACGCCCGGCAAACCGCTCTGGTTCTGCAGCTCTTTTTGCTCGGCCTGAGCTTTGCCGCCGTTGATCAGATGCTCATCTTCGCCTTCTATGCCCGCAAAGACACGTTCACGCCTTCGATGATCGGCGTGATCAGCGTCGTGGTTTATCTGGTTGCCGCCTTGATGCTGAACAAGCCGCTCGGCCTGTATAGCCTGATGATTGCCGACTCGCTCAAACAGGTGACTCACGCCCTGGTTACGGGACTCATGCTCTCGCGCCGCATCGGCGGCCTGGGCCGCACCACGTTGACGCCGACTCTGTTGAAATGCGCCCTGGCCTCGGCCCTCACCGGGGGAATGGCCGGGCTGGCCCTGTCCCTGTTGAGTCGCTTGCCCCTGGTCCCCAACCTTCTCACCCGCGCCGCCGAGGTTGCCATTCCGTCGGCCCTGGCCCTTGTCGTCTATGCCCTTCTCCTGGCCCGTCTGCGCGTTCCCGAATTTCAATTGTTGGTCACGTCTGTTGCAAATCGTCTAAGGTAA
- a CDS encoding protein kinase: MPTDFTGQMFGSYKLVAQLGRGGMASVYRGYQESIDRSVAVKILPPEFLHDPNFSQRFLAEARTLAKLTHPSILPLYDFGTANDVPYIVMPLMAKGTMADRLRAPMPLAEVVRLITPIASALDYAHQQGVIHRDIKPSNILFDQHDTPFLGDFGISKALEASSSMTGTGIVGTPDYMSPEQARGEALDGRSDIYSLGVVAYQALTGHNLFKATTPIGVMLKHATEPPPPIRENRPDIPDPVEAVIQRALAKYPIERYQTATEFAQALAKAAFPRADSPTWPEPKPANTAATLIEPAPVSRPPTGPGAPLPPGTQAGMPVAATGTVTAPPAKKGGLGGMLVGGSVGIIVGVVLVIALVVCSCIGLVAVFSNASTPTPQPTPTFTPTPRPQPTATPEPTAPPVLFFDDFEDENSGWSTFESENGAAVYESGDMAIKLFKTDWFVWSNSNRSQFSNVFINVTANLASVGHDTSFGIMCGFQDNSDYYYMAIDADGYYAIIHYTNSEDTFLTGDGGWAQSEAIPTGAASYELGATCSNDLLELYVDGQFIDSASISGLPQSDVGVFGWTNESSNDEIRFDDFAVYQLP; this comes from the coding sequence ATGCCCACTGATTTCACCGGCCAGATGTTCGGTTCTTATAAACTCGTCGCCCAACTGGGGCGCGGCGGCATGGCCTCCGTCTATCGCGGTTATCAGGAGTCCATTGATCGCTCGGTAGCCGTCAAAATCCTGCCGCCCGAATTTCTGCACGACCCGAATTTCTCGCAACGCTTCCTGGCCGAGGCCCGCACCCTGGCCAAGCTCACGCATCCGTCCATTTTGCCGCTCTACGATTTTGGCACGGCCAACGACGTGCCTTACATCGTCATGCCGCTCATGGCCAAAGGCACCATGGCCGACCGCTTGCGCGCGCCCATGCCGCTGGCCGAAGTGGTGCGCCTCATCACGCCCATTGCCTCCGCGCTTGATTACGCTCACCAGCAGGGTGTGATCCATCGCGACATCAAGCCCAGCAACATTCTTTTCGATCAGCACGACACGCCCTTCCTCGGCGACTTCGGCATCTCCAAAGCCCTCGAAGCCTCGTCGAGTATGACCGGAACCGGCATCGTGGGCACGCCCGACTACATGAGTCCGGAGCAGGCGCGCGGCGAAGCCCTCGATGGCCGCTCGGACATTTATTCGCTGGGGGTGGTGGCCTACCAGGCCCTCACCGGCCACAACTTGTTCAAAGCCACCACACCGATCGGGGTGATGCTCAAACACGCCACCGAGCCGCCGCCGCCCATTCGCGAAAACCGGCCCGACATTCCCGACCCGGTTGAAGCCGTGATCCAAAGGGCGCTCGCCAAATATCCCATCGAGCGTTATCAAACCGCGACCGAGTTCGCCCAGGCCTTGGCCAAGGCCGCCTTTCCGCGCGCCGACTCGCCCACCTGGCCCGAACCCAAACCGGCAAACACTGCCGCTACCCTCATCGAACCGGCTCCGGTGAGCCGACCTCCCACCGGGCCGGGCGCACCCTTGCCGCCCGGCACTCAGGCCGGAATGCCGGTGGCGGCTACAGGCACAGTGACGGCTCCACCGGCGAAGAAAGGCGGGCTTGGCGGGATGCTCGTCGGCGGCAGTGTGGGAATCATTGTCGGCGTTGTTCTGGTGATTGCTTTGGTCGTATGTTCCTGCATTGGCCTGGTGGCCGTGTTTTCAAACGCGAGCACGCCGACTCCGCAACCCACGCCGACGTTTACGCCCACGCCCAGGCCGCAACCTACGGCCACCCCGGAGCCGACCGCGCCGCCAGTGCTTTTCTTCGACGACTTCGAGGATGAGAACAGCGGCTGGAGCACGTTCGAGAGTGAAAACGGCGCGGCAGTTTACGAGAGCGGCGACATGGCAATCAAGCTTTTTAAGACCGATTGGTTCGTCTGGTCAAATTCAAACCGTTCGCAGTTCTCAAACGTGTTCATCAATGTCACAGCCAACCTGGCCAGCGTCGGTCACGATACTTCGTTCGGGATCATGTGTGGCTTTCAGGACAACAGTGACTATTATTATATGGCGATTGATGCCGACGGTTACTACGCCATCATTCACTATACCAACAGCGAGGACACATTCCTGACGGGCGATGGCGGGTGGGCGCAGTCTGAGGCGATCCCGACCGGGGCGGCTTCGTACGAATTGGGCGCTACCTGCTCCAATGATTTGCTGGAGTTGTATGTGGACGGCCAGTTCATCGACTCGGCCAGCATCTCCGGCCTGCCGCAGAGCGACGTGGGCGTGTTCGGCTGGACGAACGAATCCAGCAATGACGAGATTCGCTTTGACGATTTCGCCGTTTACCAATTGCCGTAG